One window of the Candidatus Methanoperedens sp. genome contains the following:
- a CDS encoding TIR domain-containing protein: MSDIFLSYKSEERTKARIIAEALERHGYSVWWDRIIPIGQNYDDVIEEELDASKCLVVLWSKESVKSKWVKTEAGEGDRRGILVPILIEEVTPPLAFRRIEAAKLMDWDGTSDDHEEFNLLLDSIARILGRFPAQKKDIKKLAKGIFDVSTQVTASTATVTTVPRAPAGAIRGSITPDNPKAKPSWDAQSFAGFFYDLKYDRKPEKLYITRTMSDLQASRTINKEELVYKTEKAPIDFKVFEKEGLNVLGSSSYSLVGWMAEKWIAINDKANKLVKLVFEMGQEDMKTLTTGETWPLGSGYEITINAIDTRATPGHVWFTLKKNRAVVDEGIGQAPSGSTFADKQNAVYYKTKTILGESNALLFAVYVDSIFSGATSDMVQFKYAWLIDESTAMEVKAADKFGIFEVRTALGDEIMLSNENTVSLIKNTEITIMGNIKFKVADNDILRFYPKVD, translated from the coding sequence ATGAGTGACATCTTCCTTAGTTACAAAAGTGAAGAACGAACAAAGGCACGAATAATCGCAGAAGCGCTTGAGCGGCATGGGTATTCGGTCTGGTGGGATCGAATCATCCCTATCGGGCAAAACTATGATGATGTTATTGAGGAAGAACTGGATGCTTCAAAATGTTTGGTGGTTCTCTGGTCAAAAGAATCTGTAAAATCAAAGTGGGTAAAAACCGAAGCTGGAGAAGGTGATCGGAGAGGAATTCTCGTCCCAATTCTTATTGAAGAAGTGACACCCCCCCTTGCTTTCAGGAGGATAGAAGCAGCTAAGCTTATGGATTGGGATGGAACATCAGACGACCATGAAGAGTTTAACCTGTTACTGGATTCCATTGCAAGAATTTTGGGACGGTTTCCAGCACAGAAAAAAGACATAAAAAAACTAGCCAAGGGTATTTTTGATGTCTCAACGCAAGTAACAGCATCAACAGCAACAGTAACAACAGTACCAAGAGCACCAGCAGGTGCGATTAGAGGATCTATTACACCAGACAATCCAAAAGCTAAACCTTCATGGGATGCCCAGTCCTTTGCAGGATTTTTCTATGATTTAAAGTATGACAGAAAGCCGGAGAAGTTGTATATCACAAGAACAATGTCCGATCTTCAAGCTTCAAGGACTATCAATAAAGAAGAACTTGTGTACAAAACCGAAAAAGCACCTATTGATTTCAAGGTCTTCGAGAAAGAAGGTCTAAATGTCCTTGGCTCATCTTCATATTCATTAGTAGGTTGGATGGCCGAGAAATGGATTGCTATCAACGATAAGGCCAACAAATTAGTTAAACTTGTCTTTGAAATGGGCCAAGAAGATATGAAGACCCTCACAACCGGTGAAACATGGCCACTCGGCTCCGGTTATGAGATAACCATAAACGCCATAGATACAAGAGCAACTCCAGGACATGTATGGTTCACATTGAAGAAAAACAGAGCAGTAGTTGATGAGGGAATAGGACAAGCCCCTTCAGGAAGTACTTTTGCAGATAAACAAAATGCTGTATATTACAAGACAAAAACAATTCTGGGTGAATCGAATGCTCTGCTGTTCGCCGTTTATGTGGACTCGATCTTCTCAGGTGCAACCTCAGACATGGTACAGTTCAAGTATGCATGGCTGATCGATGAAAGCACAGCGATGGAAGTAAAAGCCGCCGATAAATTCGGAATATTTGAAGTAAGAACCGCACTTGGAGATGAGATAATGCTTTCTAACGAGAACACTGTAAGCTTAATCAAAAATACTGAGATAACCATAATGGGTAATATAAAATTCAAGGTAGCAGACAATGATATTCTCAGATTCTACCCCAAGGTTGATTAA